The Treponema sp. Marseille-Q3903 genomic interval CTTCAACAAAAAGGATTGTAAATATCCTTAAATTTCCAAATGAAGATTCTGAAGCGTTTACATATTTAAACGGAACTAACTTATTTACAAACATCGGACGAAATAAAGTCTACTGCTACAATTTGAATTCAAAGAAAAGATTTGCTTATAATCGCTCGGCTTCGATTCCGCAGAGCATCGTTCAAAACGGAAACAGAGTTGTCATTTTGAACAACAATGGAAGTATCTCATGGTGCGGACCAAACGACCAGAAACTGCTCGCCGATTGGTATCTTACAAAAGACGAGCAGTGGTATGAGTTCTAAATGCAAACTCGTGCATTTTTTTATTTCCAGTCAGCTGTATTTATACCGCAGCCTCGCCACAGTGCGTCGCTGTAAACAAGTACATAGTTTTTAGCGCTTTGCTCCCAGCTGAAGTTTTTTTGCATGCCTCGTTTTTGCATTTTTTCAATGTGTGCCTTTTTGTTGTAGTACGCATGGACAGCCCAACCGACAGTGTCATAAATCGCACCCGGAGTCAGGTTATCGAACAAAAATCCTGTTCCGTCTCCTGTTGATTCATTGTATTGCTCAATTGTATCTGCGAGCCCTCCTGTTCTGCGAGCTATCGGCAATGTTCCATACAGCATAGAATACATCTGATTTAGACCGCAAGGTTCGTAACGAGACGGCATCAAAAAGAAATCAGAACCGGCCTCAATGAGGTGACTAAGTCCTTCATCATAACCGATATACGCACGAAGATTAGGCAGATTTGATTGAAGTGTGTTTATTTCGTCTTCACACCATTTTTCACCGCTTCCAAGCACTGCAAATTGAATGTTCATATTTTTGCACATCGCATAGATGCTTCCGTAATTAGGTGCAAAAATTTCTGCAATACCTTTTTGGTCTGCAAGCCTTGTTATTATTCCGATTACAGGAACATCTTTATTTTCGGAAAGTCCCATTCTCTTTTGCAAAGCCTTTTTACAAAGAGCTTTGTTTGCGATGTTTTTATAATCAAAATTAGCAGGCAGAAGCTTATCTGTTTTTGGATTCCATACATCGAGGTCGCAACCGTTCAAAACTCCACGTACAACATTTGAACGAACTCTGAGCAATCCGTCAAGTCCAAATCCGCCTTCAACTGACTGGATTTCGTTTGCATAAGTCGGAGATACTGTTGTAATCATATCTGCTGACGAAATACCTGCTTGCAGCAAGTTGATAGAACCGTCTCTTTCAAAACCAGCTCCGTAATAAAGATCCCAACCGATTCCGAGAGCCGGATATGAATCTTTTGGATACCAGCCTTGATAACCTAAATTGTGGATTGTGAGGATAGATGCAGTGTGGGCAAAATATCCGTTTCGGCAAACGTGTTTTAACAGAACAGGAACAAGAGAACAAAACCAGTCGTGAGCATGCATTATATCTGGATACCAGCCAAGCATTCGGCATATTTGAAAAGCTCCGTGACACAACAATGCAGAGCGATAAGGATTGTCGTGAAAATCAGGTTCGGCTTTTGTGCCGTAAATACCATCTCGCCCGAACGCTCCTTCGTGGTCTATGAAGTAAACCGGAACTTTTGAATTTGGCAAAGTAGAGCTGTAAACTTTTACCCATGTTTCAACCTGCCCTGCTGCAACAGCGAGAGGCTCTTCAATAGCGCTGAGCTTGCTCCTGTCAATTTTATAATAACGAGGCATCACAACCCTTACATCATGCCCTTGTTTTTCTAGAGTTATCGCAAGTGCAGACACAGCGTCTGCAAGTCCGCCTGTTTTTGCAAACGGTACAATCTCTGAAGTCACCATTAAAATTTTCATTCTTACATCTCCTATTAAACACCGCGTTAGCGGCAGCGCATGGAGGCGCTGAATCAAAGTTTACACAGCGCAAACGCGCGAAGTAAACTTTCGTGATAAAAATTACAAGGAAGTAATTTTTATCACACTCCGTCTACAGCTTTTTTGAATGCCTGTTTACTGTTTAAAATTGTTGCTTCACTACAGCAATAAGCAAGACGAATCCAACCTTTTCCTGCAAAACCGATTCCCGGTGCACAAAGTATATTGTATTTTTTTAAATGATTTACGAACGCCATATCATCGTCGTTGAATTTTTGCGGAACTTTTACCCAAAGATAAAAAGCGCCATCAGGTTTGTTGTAACGAAGCCCTGCATAGTCCATCACTTCGCATATCTTTTCGCATCTTTTTTCGTAAGTCGAATAATCGCATTCTGCATCCCAAGATTTTGTTATAACTTTTTGAAAAAATGCAGGTGCGTTTACGAAGCCGAGTGTTCGTGTACAAAAAATTGCAGCGGCTATAAAATCTTTTGCTTCGGGGCATTCGGGGTTTACGCAGATATAACCGATTCGCTCTCCTGGAAGACTCAAGTTTTTTGCAAAGCTTGTCACGACAATCGAATATTTATATTTGTCAAAAACAGAAGCGACTTTTTTTCCGCCGTAAGTGATGGCACGGTAAGGTTCGTCACATATAAGATACGGATATCGCCCTGTTCTATCTCCGTGTTCCTGAAGCACTTCAACAAGCTGGCTTATTTCATAATCGGAATAGATACGACCTGTCGGATTGTTCGGAGAATTTATAAGAACGGCGGCAGTGTTGTCATTTATGAGGCTGTCGATAGCTTCGGCGTCTATTCCAAAATCATTTGAAGTTCGCACCCGCACAATTTCGCCGCCTGCATTGTGTATGTAATGATCATATTCTGCAAAGTATGGGCAAGGAACTATCACATCTTCACCTTCGTTTAAAAGCGCTTTAAAAGTGACGTTCAAAGCACCGGCAGCTCCTACAGACATAACGACGTTTGAAAAATCTACAGGAACTCCCTGTTCTTTCGAAGTTTTATCAGCCATTGCTTTGCGAGCTTCGATATAACCTGCATTTGGCATATACCCATGGCACAGATGAGTCTCTTCTTCACAAACCTTTTTTATCGCTTCTATCACTTTTGAAGGAGGGTCGATGTCAGGATTTCCGATGCTAAAATCAAAAACTTTATCTTCACCGTACTTTGCCTTAAGAGCAGAACCTTCTTCGAACATCTTGCGGATTACTCCGGCAGACGGGCTTTCCACTAATGCTTTAATTTTTTTAGCTATCATGATGGTGATTATAACATAAACTTCGGCCGGTTGCAAAAATAAATCACCGTCTCAAAGAAACAGATTGTATTATTATTTAAGGCTCAGCAGTCAGAAAATCTTTGTTTTGTTGAATATAACATCGATTTGCAATATAATCGTATGACAATGAAAAAACGATTGTTGTTGATTTTTCTTGAAGTCTGTTTAATTTCTCTTTCATGTTTTTCAAATCCTTTTAATGAAAAACTCTCAAAAGACGAAAAAAATCAGTTGGAAGCAGGTGAAATCGTAATTAAAAATATAAATTTTGAAAAAAATATATGCTTGAATAAAAATCTTTCGCCTGTTGCAGACTCTCTTTTATCGGAGATTCATAACTTAAATCCCAAATACCTTGCAGAAGTAATTCAGTATAAGCGATATAAAGGAAACGAAGATTTGCCTCAACGTCTTGAGGCGCTTTTAAACAATGTGGCCGATTATGCAGGAATTCCGTATTATTCAGTGCGAGCGGAAGCGTGGTATAACCTTTACGATTCTGCAACAATCACAGAAAAATACACGTCAGATGATAAAACTGTTATCAAAGCTGATATGCAAATGGAACCTTTCGGGACTGTCAATGAACACATCGAGATGACAAAATCTGAAGAAACAATTCTTTACATTGCGAAAAACACAAACAAACTCCGTTATCTTGATAAATTCGACTGTATCTGGCCGGAAAGAATGCGAATATGCATTTTGCTATTTAGAGATGGAGACAATTGGGTACTTTATGGAATCGGCGGCGTAAATGCTCCACGAATTCCATTTTTTACAGAGAGAATTCAAACATCTTTTATAAACAGAATCAGGGCTTTTTGTACGTTTATATTTAAGAAATTTTAATTGCCTTAAAAATTCTAGGGAGGAATTGAAAATGATTTGGTTAATTGGCTGTAAAGGAATGCTTGGTTCAGAAATTGCACGCCAGCTTGAAGAAAATAAATTACCATGGATCGGGACTGACAGAGAAGTTGATATAACAAATCCGCAGGCATTAGAGGCTTTTTCCAAGTCGGTTGAAACTGATTCATATTTTCCGTCAAATCTTTCATATAAAGAGAGAAAAATAAAATGGATTATAAACTGCTCCGCTTACACAAATGTCGATAAAGCCGAAGAAGATACAGAGCTTGCTTCAAAACTAAACGAAGACGGTCCTAGAAATATAGCGCGTGAAGCACGCAAAATCGGAGCTCGACTGATTCACATTTCAACAGATTATGTCTTCAACGGGGAAGGAAACAAGCCATATACAGAAGAGATGGAAAAAGACCCTCTCGGAGTTTATGGAAAAACAAAGGCGGCCGGTGAAGATGCTATCTGCAAAGAGATGAATCAATATTACATAATAAGGACAGCATGGCTATATGGCTTTGACGGTCGCAATTTTGTCTACACGATGACTAAGGCAATGAACAGCCGGGAATCTGTCAAAGTTGTAAACGACCAATTCGGGACTCCCACTTGTGCCGTAGATTTGGCAAACGTAATACTGAAACTCATTTTAAAATCAGATAACGCAAAATCTTTTTTTGGAAAAGACAGCGCTCCGTCTTACGGTATCTATCATTTTACTGATTCGGGACAGACAAGCTGGTTTGAATTTGCCACAGAAATCTATAAATTTGGACGCAAGACAGGACGCATAACAAATGTCTGTCAGGTAAACCCATGCACAACGCAAGAATTCGGCGCAAAAGTCGCTCGCCCGTCATATTCTGTCTTGAGCAAAGAAAAAATAATCAAAGCGATGAAGATAAAAATCCCAAGCTGGCAGCAAAGCCTTGAAAAATTTATGAAAAACGAAAGGTTTAATCCGCTATAAAAAAAGTCAGCAGTAAAAACGCCTTTATTACATGGATATAAAAAGGAATTTATAAATGAAAAAAATATCTTTTTTTACAAGTTTATTTGTCATTTCGGCATTGTGTTTCTCGCAAGAAGCGCTAAAGTCAGTCGAAGAAGAATATTACGATTTTCTTTCGCTTCAGGGAATCGTTGAGCGCCCTACACTCGGCTACAGAACTTTGAGCGACAGCCGATGGCAATTTTTACCTGTTGAAAAGATTACGGAAAATGAAGACGGAACATTTTCAAAAACTGTAATTCCCGGAAATCAAACAGACAAAAATTTTTGGAAAAACAACAATCTCGGCACAACACACATACTTTGGGAAAGCGAGTCGCAGGGAATAAACTGGTTTTCCAGCGGATTTTACCACGGAATAAAAGCTAAAGTTTTCGGACCCGAATGGTTTAATTCTTATAACACGGCAGCTCCTTATGGTCAAAACGACGGCGCATTATGGCAAGGAGTTGGGTATAACAGCTCTTTGACAGGCGGAATTCGAGTCGAGGCGTTTGGATTTGAAGGAACTTTTAAACCTGTTGTTACGTTTAGTCAGAATAAAGAATTTGAATTGATGCCATCTGCGTATGACAATAAGTACGCATATATTTGGGGATACGGCGGAAATAAAGGTATAGATCTCCCACAACGGTTTGGGGATAAATCATACTTTCAGTTTGACTGGGGCGATTCCGAAGTCAGATATACTTACCACAATTTTACTGTAGGGTTTGGAACTCAGTCTCCATGGCTCGGACCTGCATGGCTTAATCCTATGCTTGGAAGCAATAATGCGGGTACATATCCGAAACTTGACTTTGGCTTTAGGAAGACTGATATAATTGTTCCAAAACTCAGGTGGAATCTCGGCAAGTTTGAAACTAGAATCTGGATTGGGCAGCTTACAGAAAGCGATTATTTTGACAATGACGGCAAACTAGACAAAAACTTACTCAACGGGTTTAACTTTTCCTACTCACCTTCATTTATCAAAGGATTGACTGCCGGAATCACAAAAGTGTGTCTTACGCGCTGGGGAAACAACTTTTGGAGATACATTAATCCGTTTTACAGTTCAAATGACATAACAGGAATTGGAGAAGATCAAAAAGCTTCGGTTTATGTTGATTGGGTTTTCCAAGAGGCGGGATTTGAGTTTTTTGCGGAAATCGGAGTTGATGATTATACCCCTAACGGAATTAAAGGAATACTAAATTATCCTTATGACACGATGATTTATACGTTAGGGTTAAAAAAAGTATTTAATCATAAAAGCTCCCCGATAATCGCAAGCGAGTTGATTTTTGAATGGAATGCTATTGAAAAAAACATACACCGCGCATCAGGGATTTCATACTATTCATATTATTTTCATGCGCAAATAGGTCAAGGCTACACAAACAGAGGGCAGTTGTTGGGATGCGGTTTAGGTTCCACAAACAGTCAGTATGTTTCATATAAGATGTATTTTAAAAATTGTTCAGTGAGCTTGTTCTTGCATCATTACAATGTCGACAATGATTATGCATATCTTTTATGGAACAACAAAGGGTTATACTCTTATAAAGCAAATTTGGCATTTGGAATCAGCGGTGAATATTTTATCAAGCCGAATTTTTATGTAGCATATAAATTTGTTGATGACTTTATCCTTAATCCTCATTACAAAAATACCCTTGAGACATCAGAAAAACTAAACAATTTACATATAGAAATTAGTCTAAAATATTTATTTTAATTTTGTATAAGGTGTGTTTTTTTATGGGAATAAAATCTGTCAAAGTTAATGCAGTATTGAATTTTGTTCGTTCTATAATGTCTTTAATATTTCCTCTCATCAGTTTCCCATACGCATCTAAAATTTTGCACCCTGAAGGAATTGGAAAAGTAAATTTTGCTAATCAAACAGTATCTTTATTTTCTGTGATTGCAGGATTAGGGATTTATACATACGCTGTTCGAGAAGCTTCAAAAATTCGTGAAAACAAAGAAAAGCTCAATCAGTTTTGTTCCGAAGTGTTCACTTTAAACCTTCTTTCAACTCTTTTTGCATATTTAATTTTTTTTAGCGTTATATTTACAGTTCCTAAATACACTGAATATATTCCGTTGCTTTTAATCTCGTCTATAACAATGATTTTTTCGGTTTTAGGACTTGAATGGTTTTATAGCGCACAAGAAGATTTTTTATATATAACAATAAGGTCAATACTTTTCCAAATAATCGGTTTAATCTTGTTATTTGTTTTAGTAAGAGATGAAAATGATTTTTTACAGTATTGTTTTATAACTGTAATAACATATGTAGGTTCAAATTTTCTAAATTTCATTCATTCAAGAAAATTCATAAAAATCAGGATTGTGAATCCTAAAAAAATATTAAAACATTTTAAGCCGGTTTTTATTTTTTTTGGAATCGTCGTTGCCTCAAGCATTTACAATGTTTTAGACACAAACATGCTTGGTCTTTTTTCCAATGATACACAAGTTGGACTTTACACTGCCGGTACAAAAGTGATTCGCATAGCGATTTCTGCTTTGGCATCTGTCAGTGTTGTGATTGTACCTCGCCTTTCGTATATGTCTGAAAATTCGTCTAAATCGGAATTCGGTGAAATGTTTAAAAAATCTATAAACGTGATAGAATTTTTGTGTATCCCAGCCACTTTCGGTATTTTCATATTGAGCGAACCGATCATCTATATTTTATGCGGAATAGAATTTTTTGATTCAATCAATGTGAGCAGGATTATTTCACCGATTTTATTTTTTATCCTTACAGGAGGTGCTATCGGTGACCAAATTTTTATCCCTCTTCGCAAAGATAAATTGAACCTTTACCCTGTGATTGCGGGTGCTTTTATAAATATCATATTAAATTTTATCCTTATTCCTAAATTTGGAGCGGTAGGAGCTGCAATCGGAACAGTTTTTGCAGAATCAACTGTAAACATCATTAAATTGATTTTTGCGCGACCGTTTATAAAAGAATATCGTTGTTTTTCAGAAGAATGGAAATATATTTTATCTTCACTTATAATGGTCATATCTATTTACTTATTTTTTGTTGTTGTAAAAAATCAATTTATTCGTTTAATAGGCGGATTATTTATAGGTATTTTTGTATATTTTGCGATATGCTTTCTTTTAAAAACTAAAATTTTACTTTTATTAAATGATAGAATAATAAAACACACAAAGAATAAAAGATAAGGAGATGTTTTTTGTTTTTTATAAATATACTCAAAAAGAACGTAAAAAACTATTTACAAAATAAAAAACTCAAAAAATTGATTGCTATAATAAAAAAAAGCTCTTATTTTGATGAAGCCTTTTATAGAAAAACTTATAACATTCCAAAGAATGTCGATTGTGCAGAACATTATCTTACAAAAGGCTACTTATGCGGCTATAATCTCTCTCCTGAGTTTGATTCCATTAAATATGAAAATTATTATAAATTATTTTTTAAAAATAATGGAAATCCGCTGATTCGCTTTGAGCAGGATCATAAAAGCATTGAAGACAAACATGATATATCATTCCCAAGCAATTGCATAGAAATCGAAAGAAAATTTGCTTTGCAAAAACCAAAGCACAAGCGAGTTGCAATTTTTGCGAGTTTTTCAAATGACGGCAAAATCCACGATGATGTTATTTTTTATCTAAAAGGATTAAAAGAGATTGTCGATAACATTATTTTAATCGGCGACAACCCTGTTTTTGAAGACGAAATATCAAAAATACGAGATTTGGTTTATTTTTGTAAATTTATAAAACACAACGAATACGATTTTGGGTCATATAAAATCGGATATCGATTTTTAAAAGAAAACAATTTATTAAAAGATGTCGATGAACTGCTGTTTTGCAATGATTCTTGTATCGGACCGATTTTTCCTTTTTCGGAAGTGATAGAGCAAGCAAAGCCAATAAAGTGTGATTTTTGGGGATTGACTTCATCAACTACTATCTGTTTTCACATACAATCTTATTTTTTCGTATTGCGCAATTCAGTCATCAAATCAAATGTGATGGACAGCTTTTTTTCTTACGTAAAACCACAAGAGTCTCCCGAAAATATTATTTTTTATTACGAGATGAAGCTGACTCAATTTTTGGAATTCCACAATTTTGATGGATTTGCCGTTTATAAAAGATACGGCATACAAAATCTGCATGAAGATTATGAACTGATTTCTAACCCTTTGGAATTTATGCTCAATTATAGAATGCCTTTGGTCAAGAAAAAAGTTTTAGACAAAGATAGTGAATATGGAAAATCTGCAAAGTATATCAAAAAAACAAAAGATTATATAAAATCAATTCAGCCCAAGTTGATATATTAAATTATTATAGGAGTTCTATGAAAACACTTTATGAATCATTTATAGATTTTAGGTTCTTTCTTGAAAAAGTTTACTCATTTTTCTTTAGAAATGATAAAGAAAAAGATACTTACGAATACAACATTTCTTATGTATTGATATTTAAAAATGAAGTTGACTACATAAGAGAATGGATTGAATATCACAGATTGATTTCTGGACAAAATACTCATTTTTATCTTTATGATAATAAAAGTACAGATAATCCAAAATTTATTCTTCAAAAATATATTGACGATGGCATTGTAACGTATAAATATGTCAACGCAGAAACTTACCCACAAGTTCAAATTTATACAGATGCAATACTAAGATACAGATTTAAAACAAGATATATGGTTTTTATAGATGCCGATGAATTTATTGTACCTACAGATTCATCTTCAACACTTCAAGATATCATCGATAAACAATTCTCAAAAAAAAATGTTGGTGGAATATGTATAAATTGGCTTTGTTTCGGCTCTTCAGGAAGAATCTCAAAACCTGAAGGTTTAGTGATCGAATCGTACTTACAACGTTCGAAATTTGAATATGATGCAAATAAACATATAAAGACAATCGCAAATCCAAGAAAAGTTATGTGGTTTTCTTGTGCGCATAATCCAAAATATTACAAAAATAATCACAACATCAATGATGAAGATGAATTTGTGGATGATTTTTATAATTTAAACAGAACTTATAAGCTGTTGAGTCTACATCATTACGCATCAAAATCTTTAGAAGAATCTGAAAAAAGAGTTCAAAAAGGATTTGGGAAAAAATGGTATGGAAATAAAACAAATTCTAAGCATTCTCCTCACGATTTTAATGATGTCTTTGATGATTCGATCTTAAGATATGCGGAGGAAGTAAAAAAGAGGCTTCAGTTGTAATCTTTTAGGCTTTTTTTTGCATTTTTGTATATCTTCCAGTGATTTATGCATTTTATGCTGAAAATACACTCTTGAATTATCAGTTTCCGCAGATTTTTTTTATATTCAAAAAGTTTTGAGTAATTCGGGTAATATTTTTGTATAAATAAATTATTTCGCATTATATAAAACAATCTGAAATCCGAATGGTTGTTGATTTTGTAAAAAAAAGTTTTTTTATCATCGCCTAAACTGTGTTTAAAAACAATATTATCATTTATTATGATTAAATATCCGGCATCTCTGAGACGATAGCAAAATTCATGGTCTACTTCATCGATGAATAACCACTCGTTGAATTTTCCAACATTTTTCCATGCAGTTAAATTAATTATATTTGCGCTCGTAAGCACTCTTTCACACTGATGAATCGGCGAGAGTTTATTTTTAATTTTTAATGCTTTTTTTATAATTTGTTTTATTTTTTGCTTAATTATCTCAACTTTTGCTGTAGGTTTTAAGTTTGCATTTGCTGCAAAACTGACTATCTTATTGTTTTCGTTAAATGCGGATTCGACGTAATTCAGATAATTCGTCAAATTGACAGAATCCCATGAAGAATCCTGATCCATCGTCATTATCCAGTCAAAATTGTCATCGAGCGCTTTTTCGCACCCCTGATTCAATGCAGCAGCAATTCCTTTATTTTTCATATTTGGAATATAAATCGCATTATCGATTTTTTTTGCTAGAAAAGCGTTATCTGATTGTGAGTTGTCAATTATATAGACTGATTTAAAAAATTTTGAATATGTGAGTATATTTTTTATACATTCTGCTTCACCTACAGATTCAATTGGGTTATACCATATCACAGTACAAGCTATCTTCATTTTATTTATCACTCCAATTCTCACACACTATTAATTATCAATTTTGATATATTCTTTGAGAACGCTTTTTTACATAAAAACTATAACTATCATAACGATTTTGATGATGGTTTGAAAGTATAAGTTCAGCCTAATAAAATTACTGGAATAAAAAAAATATATATGCTAAAATTTTAATGAAATGATTTCTATAGCGATGACAACATTCAATGGAGAAAAATATCTTCGCAGTCAATTAGATTCAATATTAAATCAAACACATACCGATTTTGAACTTATAATTTGCGACGATTGTTCTACAGACTCAACAGTTTACATATAAACGAATATAAAGCTAAGATTCAAGAATAAAATTGTTTATAAATGAAACTAATCTTGGATTTAAATTTTGAAAAGCGATTTCTTTATGTAAAGGGGAATATATTGCTTGGATCAAGATGATTGCTGGACAAAAATCACCTTCAGCTTTTAGTTGAAAATATTAAAGATAGCTATTTAATATGCGGAAACAATCTTATAGTAAACGATGATGGTAAATCTACCGGAATTGATTTTTTTAATAGCAATAAATTTTCGCCTAAGATTTTTAAAACGAATAAAGATATATTAAAAAGAATTTTATTATGCGGAAATTGTTTTCAAGGTGCTTCAATGATGATGACAAAAGAATTTGCAGAGCGATTGTTACCTTTCCCAGAAAACATAGAATATCATGATTTATGGATGTCTTCATTAGCTTCTGCACAGAACAAGTTTTCTTATACGACAGAGATTGTAACTTTGTATCGGCAGCATTCTTTACAAGTAACTAGAAAAAGTATAAAAGCGGAACAGTTTTATATTTCGAGATTGGAATTGATTTCAAACTTAAAGAAAAATAATATTTATAAAGAAAACGCCAAAGAAATAGAAAATATAGAAAAATTTTTATTAAATCAAAACAATTTATCAGGTCGAGTAAAAAATACAGTTTACTTTTTTGAAAATTATAAGTACATTCACCCGTTAAAATATAAACATATATTCCATTATTTAAAATATTTATTAAAAGGACTATAGATAAAGTGAAAAAACTAAATAGCGATGAAATCAAAAAAATAGAAAATAATATCCTCTCCGTCTATGCCGATTTTTGTGAAAAAAATAATTTAAAATATTATCTCGCATACGGAACATTGCTTGGAGCTGCAAGACACAAAGGTTTTATTCCTTGGGACGATGATATAGACGTCATCATGCAGCGTCAAGATTATGATAAAATGCAACAGATATTAAAAGAAAAAGGCAACCACATCTCTCAAAATATTGTGTTAAAAACTCCTTACGATAAAGATTATGCATACCAGTACTGTAAAATCATAGATACGAATACTGTCGTGTATGAAAAGAATATAAAAAATAAGTTTAAGACATCTCTTTGGATCGACATATTTGTGTACGACAAAATTCCGGAAGATAAAAAAAATCAGAAAGCTTTCCAAAATAAATTGTACAAAATGAGAAAATATTACTTTTATTCAATAGAAAAAAAATACCAAGGTCACAGCGTTCCGGGCTTAATTAAATACAATCTAATTAAATTTTTTGTCACTCCAATATATTCTATAATCAATCAAAAAGTACGCATCGCAAAGCTCGCCGATAAATACGCAAACTCAGATTCAAACACATGGTTTTGTTCTTTGTTTTCAGAACCGAACACAAAATTTATCATGTCAAATGAATTTGAACAAACAAAAATACAATTTGAAGGCAAGGAATATACTACATTTAAAAACTATGATAAAGTTTTAAGAGACTATTATGGTGACTACATGCAGTTACCTGATGAAGATAAACGAATTTCACACGATATGGATGCGTATCTAAAAGAGTAAAAAGATGATCAATATAGCGATTTGTATAGACAATAGATTTGTGATGCAGGCGGGAGTTTTTATGACTTCTGTCTGCGTATCGAACACATGTAACGACATCACTTTTTATGTTGTAAGCGACTCTCTGTCAGATGATGACAAAGTAAAATTGACAGACACAGTT includes:
- a CDS encoding glycosyltransferase, whose amino-acid sequence is MKIACTVIWYNPIESVGEAECIKNILTYSKFFKSVYIIDNSQSDNAFLAKKIDNAIYIPNMKNKGIAAALNQGCEKALDDNFDWIMTMDQDSSWDSVNLTNYLNYVESAFNENNKIVSFAANANLKPTAKVEIIKQKIKQIIKKALKIKNKLSPIHQCERVLTSANIINLTAWKNVGKFNEWLFIDEVDHEFCYRLRDAGYLIIINDNIVFKHSLGDDKKTFFYKINNHSDFRLFYIMRNNLFIQKYYPNYSKLFEYKKNLRKLIIQECIFSIKCINHWKIYKNAKKSLKDYN
- a CDS encoding glycosyltransferase, which codes for MISIAMTTFNGEKYLRSQLDSILNQTHTDFELIICDDCSTDSTVYI
- a CDS encoding LicD family protein — translated: MKKLNSDEIKKIENNILSVYADFCEKNNLKYYLAYGTLLGAARHKGFIPWDDDIDVIMQRQDYDKMQQILKEKGNHISQNIVLKTPYDKDYAYQYCKIIDTNTVVYEKNIKNKFKTSLWIDIFVYDKIPEDKKNQKAFQNKLYKMRKYYFYSIEKKYQGHSVPGLIKYNLIKFFVTPIYSIINQKVRIAKLADKYANSDSNTWFCSLFSEPNTKFIMSNEFEQTKIQFEGKEYTTFKNYDKVLRDYYGDYMQLPDEDKRISHDMDAYLKE
- a CDS encoding glycosyltransferase family 92 protein, coding for MKTLYESFIDFRFFLEKVYSFFFRNDKEKDTYEYNISYVLIFKNEVDYIREWIEYHRLISGQNTHFYLYDNKSTDNPKFILQKYIDDGIVTYKYVNAETYPQVQIYTDAILRYRFKTRYMVFIDADEFIVPTDSSSTLQDIIDKQFSKKNVGGICINWLCFGSSGRISKPEGLVIESYLQRSKFEYDANKHIKTIANPRKVMWFSCAHNPKYYKNNHNINDEDEFVDDFYNLNRTYKLLSLHHYASKSLEESEKRVQKGFGKKWYGNKTNSKHSPHDFNDVFDDSILRYAEEVKKRLQL